Genomic window (Psilocybe cubensis strain MGC-MH-2018 chromosome 1, whole genome shotgun sequence):
ACATTGACCTAAACCTTTCCTAAGACGATGTGCTAACCTACATGTTATAGATTTGGACTCGTTCCATACACCGCTATCGCATCCAATGAGTGGCAACACGACTATGCTGGTCCGATGTGCAGGACTGTGCATGATGCAgcgctcctcctccaagtCATCGCAGGGGCTGATGGTCTGGATGATCGTTCTGGTGCTGGGTGTCCTTTTCCTCTTGATGTGCCTCCATATCCGTCTTTACTCTCTATCCCTGGAGCGGACCCTGTTGTACCCTTGAAGGGTAAGCGGATAGGTATTTTGAAGGAAGCATTTATGATGCCTGTGCTCGACCCAAGAGTCGCAGACAAAGTAAAGCAGGCAGCAGAATTGTTCAGAGACCTTGGAGCCACTGTGGAAGAGGTTAGCATACCGTTGCACTCTATCGCACCTACAATATGGATGGTTGGTTTCCTTTATTCATCGCAAAATTCCTTTCATTGACCTGTCATTTAGGCTGCAAATCGTTATGCAGGAGGAAAGACAAGACTGGGAGAAGCCAGCGGACATAGACAATATTATCAGAATGACCTGCACAATCTGTATGTACTCATTGCTTTaatcttctttccattctCAGTAACTTGCAATAGATTGTTCCCCTTGACTCAAGAGAGATGGGAGAAGTTTATCCCTGCGACAATCAACAGCCAACTAAATAGTTTGTATGGATGGGAAAATATGTCAGGAGTCTATGGAAAGGTGAGGTCCTCTTTATCTACAGTACGGGTATACTCATGCTGACGTTTTATATAGGCAATGAACAAGCTCATGGAGATTCAACACGCGTACAACGCCGCACTGGATAATCTTGATTGTTTAATTCTTCCCACAGTTGCTTTTGTACGATGCTGTtatctccttcatcttccaaacTCAAGTTTACAACATTAATTTAGGTTGCAAATACGCATCCTTCCCCAAATGCCACTGCGCTTCAAAAGATTCAAAAGTCTGTTGGGCAAGGGCTGAATTGCTGCACGTTCAATGGAACAGGTCATCCCGCTCTGACATTGCCCATTGGGACGCTTCCTCCTGCTGAATCAGATTGGGTGACGGAGAAAGACGCAGAGCTGAAGCTACCAGTGGGAATGCAGATAGTGGGGAAATGGTGGGATGAAACGGGGATCTTGCAGATTGCCAATGCATGGGAGCAAAAGTATAACTGGAAGAGTCGGTGAGAGTACTTGATGCTATATTCTTACTTTTcgtatttcttttttctatGTAGTATTGCTGGTCTTGGGTATACCAATATTTATCTACGACATCAATCAGAACTATGCTGTTACTCACACCGTCTTTGGATAAGTTTGAAACCCTCCATTGAGGACCACCAGCTAAGTCTCTGACGTCACATATATAACCCCTTTTAGACAACAAGAGTGACTATGATTAGTCACACTCACAGCATTTGTAATGAAAACTTAAAGCACTCGATTCGATGTGACCACAATATCCATTGTATACACCTTACCTGCTAAATGACAACCGCCAATCCATTAGCTGGTCCATCAGCTCTTCGTGATGTTATAAACCCCCAGTTCCATCAGAACAATTTCCCTGCAGAGACGTATATAAAGACAGAACTAGGTTTGAAACTAGACAAAGGTACTTCGTTGATATATTGTGTCGCGACACGTCTTCTCAGTCTGTAATATCGTTTTAGACGATCAAATATGTAGATTGGCTTTAACCCCTGCTGGTTGTCCACTTGGGCCTCTTCATTGCCCTTTGCGTCATACGACACCTTCTGTTCAAAATTTCCAGCCGCCGAGACAGTTGCCTTCGCATCCACGGGAAAGAGAGCGACTGTCGACTGTGTGCAAGCATTGGTTGAGAGGTCTTTGCAAAAAGGGAGATGCCTGCGAATTTTTGCATGAATACAACTTGCGAAGAATGCCTGAATGTTGGTGGTTCGCAAAATATGGTTACTGTTCCGCTGGCGACGAGTGCTTATACGCGCATCCCAAGGAGCGACGAGTAGAATGTCCTGATTATAGCCGTGGGTTCTGCAAGTTAGGTGAGTTGGATAGCATTAAATGTAGTAATAATCTTACTTGATGTATTACAGGGCCGACATGTCCTCGAAAACACATTAGAAAAGTAGCATGTCAGTCGTATTTAACGGGATTTTGTCCTCTAGGACCAGAATGCCCAAGAGGCCAGTAAGTCATAGGGTCACAAATTCAAACGCGAACTACTGAGATTGAATCAAATTTACAGTCCAAAGCCGAACATGCCACCAGCGAAAGCCTATGAACCTCCTTCACCTCCATCTGCAAAAGATCTAGGTCCCCCTCCACCAGGATATGGACGTTATGCTGACTTTGACCGAGGTGGCGGCGGCATCAATTCAGGTCCTGGATCTGCCAATATCGTCAATGGTCCTCCCAGACGGAACCTGGATGAAGTATTATGTTTCAAGGTATATTGCGTCACTTTTTTGGGGTATTTTTCACTTATACTTCAATCCTAGTGCGGTGAGAAAGGACATTATGCTAACCATTGCCGAAATCGCAATGTTCCGGGCAACCGTGGAGGCAGCGAAAGATTAAAAAGATTTGGGGATTAGCGCAGACGCCTTAACACCTGCTTCGTGTATTGTAATTATCATTTTATCCCTGTTCTTTATCGTAGTATACAATTATCTTCGAAACAAACGCGATTCACATGTAATATTGAAATAAAAACTGACACCGGTCACTCGGCACATTGTCAAAAATAGTAATTTGTTATTGGTACTGAAAGATAGCTTTCAACCCTTTAACCACGTCTTCCAAGTCATTCAACCATGGGTTGGCAAAATACGTTCACTTTAGGGAAGAGAGCAAAAGGCTGCCACTTGGTCACAGAGGAGGTATTGAACCATATCCGGTCTGGCCTCGAGGGCGTCAAGGCTAGCTGTTTTTGCTTATTGCTTCACTTGAAAACTTGACTTTTCGAATACAGGTTGGAATGTTGTACCTTTTCATGCAAGTCTTCCGCAACGTATTTAAGCAATCGCAAGCACCGACCTTTGCCTCTTGACAGTCAGCATACGTCTGCAGCCTTAACCGTCAACGAAAACTATGATTCAGGTATATCCGATATTCCAGTAAAGCATCCTCCTACAACTCACTCTCACGATGATCTTGCGGTCTACCGCTTCCTTGCAAATTTCAGATGTTCGAAAAGGTGAGCTTAAAAGATCTTTAGCGATGGTCAGTAATCAACATGACAAGACATGGATATGGCACTTGATCACCTCGTTCCTGAATCGTTAAATTGGAGGCATACTGATGAAGGGCCTGAGTGAGTATAGCCGTTAGCCATTACGAACACGGAATCTTCTGATAGTTTGATTACTTTCATGGCCAGTGATTCGTGAGTTCAAAGCAAGGGTGGATGTTATTTATTAGTTCTTTGACGTGATTTTAGGGTTTCTCATACGAAAGCATCTCTTGTTGGGTCTTCGATCACGATCCCTATCACAGATGGACGGCTCAACCTAGGGACCTGGCAAGGTCGGATTTATCTGATATTGACGATATATATTGTGctgactttgattttgaattATAGGTATTTATTTGACGGAATTTAGACACTATCCGCACAGCCGGCGTATTGTTGCAACCATCTTGTGGGTCCAATGCCATAAACATCTGTGCATGTATTAATGAATCGGGATCCAATGCGTCCGTTAGATCCTGAATTCACTGTTGGACATGTCATTAAAAACCAATGAGTTGCCACGCTGCCGAATTAACTTTGAATGCGTGTTCGAGACAAGTTTCGACTGCATCAATGGCTGTGGTGGCAGAGCTTGTGTAATCAGAGTCGCACAGCGTCTGACCAACGGTTGTACCAAATTTGCAATGTCGATAGAAGATCAAGAGGGTATGAACATTGTCTCTGAGAGCGCATTTGATCAATGGCTTGCACAATGAGAATAGTTTGTAGTCACAGATTGAGTGGGAAGGTGGGTGTGGCTGCAACGCACTGGTTGCCTTTGCGACGGGGTTTCAACACAGGATGTAACGCGATCTACTAGGAAGATAAGGCCAGGACTAAGATTACTCTTACATCAGAATTGTTTTCACAAGGCAAGTTGGCGCATCTTTCACGGAAAGAGAGGCACATGGGCGGGCTGAACAAAAATGGGGTTATGGTGTTGAAGTGGTGGGATCACACATAAGTGTGTAATAAAGGAAATAACTCCGATCAGTTAGTGTGACTGGTAACTTGCCCTGCTTCCACTTGCTTAAGTATCCTCCACAAAGGAACCGCACCGTTCTTGCTTCTTACCAATTCTCAAACGCGTATCCATCTCAACTATACACCAGCCCCCTCCTCTGGCTGGTCTTTGGCCGATTTGATTCCATTTCTCATCTCTGTTCTATACAGCACCCCACGCCGATCAATTGCTGCACTTAATCAATTCCACAAGCTGCCTGTTAGAATATGCCCAAAACTCCTAGTACTAACACCACACGGCCTGCCCTTCGACGGAACCAGGCATGTGTCTTCTTATAGAATGTTATTTTTCCTATTAATCGACAATGTCAGGCTTGCCGTTCATGTCGGAAACGAAAGTTGGTATGTCAGGCGTGCCGTGCCATGTCCTGCAGACAGAAATTCAACCTTTTTCTTAGAAATGTGATGCTGCTCGTCCTCATTGCGGTACCTGTGTCAAGTGCGTTTCCCAAAGAAGCTGTTCGCATGTCATACTCAACGGGGTTGTAGGCAATGGCAAGCGCTTGTGAGCGTCCCAGCACCAGTCGGCTATGCGTGAGTTGCTGCGCATCGTTGAGGTCCAGTATTACAACCAACTTTGCAATTTAGGCATCCAACCGAGCCTCAATGCTCGTATGATCCAGTAGAGGGTTTGCGACTGGCGCCTGACACAGATCCAGTCGAAAAAATTAAAGAATTAGAGGACCAGATTGGTGCGTATTGTGTTTCTGATGCTATCTCTCTATACTTACTAATCTTTCGCGTAGCGGAACTAAAGAGCAAACTTTACGACAAACAAAACGCCTCTGCCTCACCTAGTAGCACTAGATTG
Coding sequences:
- a CDS encoding RNA-binding component of cleavage and polyadenylation factor translates to MTTANPLAGPSALRDVINPQFHQNNFPAETYIKTELGLKLDKDDQICRLALTPAGCPLGPLHCPLRHTTPSVQNFQPPRQLPSHPRERERLSTVCKHWLRGLCKKGDACEFLHEYNLRRMPECWWFAKYGYCSAGDECLYAHPKERRVECPDYSRGFCKLGPTCPRKHIRKVACQSYLTGFCPLGPECPRGHPKPNMPPAKAYEPPSPPSAKDLGPPPPGYGRYADFDRGGGGINSGPGSANIVNGPPRRNLDEVLCFKDIMLTIAEIAMFRATVEAAKD
- a CDS encoding Amidase, producing MSVVSLAVKEGNPVTEDTVRRLGKKISTGMEFKNEQDVKDYTAILAAFHDSVDSILAMDDYIPPSLKPDLERFPRENISFPKKGSDAHKRKNSRKGLLEGKTVVLKDCISVAGVPCTLGTDAISPPWTPFVDATVVTRVLEAGGIIAGKASTESMCQSASSFTSVTGPVDNPYAPGRTSGGSSSGCGALVADGSCDMAIGADQGGSIRMPSAFCGLVGIKPTFGLVPYTAIASNEWQHDYAGPMCRTVHDAALLLQVIAGADGLDDRSGAGCPFPLDVPPYPSLLSIPGADPVVPLKGKRIGILKEAFMMPVLDPRVADKVKQAAELFRDLGATVEEVSIPLHSIAPTIWMAANRYAGGKTRLGEASGHRQYYQNDLHNLLFPLTQERWEKFIPATINSQLNSLYGWENMSGVYGKAMNKLMEIQHAYNAALDNLDCLILPTVAFVANTHPSPNATALQKIQKSVGQGLNCCTFNGTGHPALTLPIGTLPPAESDWVTEKDAELKLPVGMQIVGKWWDETGILQIANAWEQKYNWKILLVLGIPIFIYDINQNYAVTHTVFG